ggtattttacttgaactaagcaaaattatcttccaatagaacaagaaaatttggcttgtcaagactttccaaaacaagtaaaattagctaacttcaatgaacccaaaaataccttaaaataagtatattctcactaataacaagtgtactattatacgagtacgtattttctattgtttcattgaaaataaaacggcaaattctatttggctgtcatctgttttaatatgagaaacaattgtgtcaaagtcatgattttgtattacattcttgaaataagaaattcttactttaaaaagtacttttttacttgtgagtgttgatgacacagctttgcaacatttgatattctcgtttcaagcatgttttactcaatataggtcatcaaatctcagctacaagccgtaatatcttactgagatcatttaggacctaaacacttaaaacaagtaaaacactctaacataaaatcttatgtatggccgcacaagtcccgggatgcccaaaatgtccataacacacccagccgagtcccatggggaggagggatgaaagttggaaaagtcagcataagtcccaaaaatgttcaaaatacctacacaggttcgagtcccacaagttccgccgccggccgggatgcccagaatgtccaaaacgcgcccagcaaagtcccatgggaaggtggggagaaaagtcggggaaatgttcaaaagtcccaaccgggttcgagtttgagtgcacactcgaacctgGTTAGGTATTTTGacaattttgggggacttttgccaacttttctcattttttcccccctatttccccgtgggactttgctgggtgcgtttcggacattttttgtatcctgggatttgtgtggccggcggcgggactcgtgggactggaaccccggcgaggtattttggacacaattgggacttttgaacattttggcctccttttccccctcttcttccccgccttcctgtgcaccattgctgggtgtgttttggacacttggacaaaaatagtttcggttggtagagtggctgtgccagcaacttgagggttgcaggttcgattcccgcttgtgccatcctagtcactgccgttgtgtccttgggcaaggcactttacccacctgctcccagtgccacccacactggtttaaatgtaacttagatattgggtgtcactatgtaaagcgctttgagtcacttgagaaaagcgctatataaatataattcacttcacttcacttcaagcatattttactcaaaatgggTCATagaatgtcggaaacaagctgtagtatcttacagagattatttaggagcaaaacccttaaaaaaagtaaaagactctatagctcggttggtagagtggccgtgccagcaacttgagggttgcaggttcgatacccgcttcagccatcctagtcactgccgttgtgtccttgggcaagacactttacccacctgctcccagtgccacccacactggtttaaatgtaaaaattagatattgggtttcactatgtaaagcgctttgagtcactagagaaaaaagcgctatataaaaatataattcactcacataaaatctgcttagtgggaagaattatcttaccagacagaaaataagcaaatatcacccttatttgagatatttcatcttacttagatttcagtttttgcagtgtatgtatacttttgaccaagcagatttgctcacattttcagtagacccataacaaattcataaaagaaccaaaattaaatgaatgttttttgtgaaaaatccaatcactctattataacgaaataagagttgtataaattattggaaacttcagacagccttgacattatgttctttacaaacttttgaccaggaGTGTATAATTTTCCTGGTTTTTATTTTCGACAgctcataaaaatatcaatatcgACCAGATAACACACTTGTATCGTGATACAGTGATCAGTCATATCCCCCTAGCCTAGTAAAGTTACTTCCAGACCCTTTTCAAGCACTTCTATCCAGCATGCACTGATCACAACAACAAATCATGCACGTCTGTATCACCTCGTACATGTAGTTTATTTTTTGGCTGATATCGAACCAATGTCAATATCAGAACGTATCACCACtagttattgtgtgtgtgtaatgtgtgtgtaccAGAGATGGGATTATCCAGTTTCAGATGGGAATTGAGCAGCCTCATGCATTCACTGTCCAAGAACTCAAAAGCGGACAGAATTTCTCCCAGCATGCCTTTGCACAGTTGAAAAGTTTTCAGGAGATCCTCAAACGTTTCACATCCTGttggcacaaacacacacacagaaaaaagtTGCTGGTTTTGCATCTTTTACAAGTGGGATGCTAAATGTGAAGAGGAGGTCCTACCCAAAAAAAGCACATTGACAGAATTGGGTTTGCGAGGACAAAGGACAGAGACCGCCGTGATGACCCCCAGCGTTCCCTCAGAGCCGATGAAGAGCTGTTTGAGGTCGTATCCTGTGTTGTCCTTCCTCAGAGTGGCCAGGCAGTCCAGGACCTGCCCGTCTGCCAACACCTGGACCATCACAGCCACGGAGCATCGGAATGAAACATCTGCAGAGTGAAAATAAAGGTGTTCCTCACCGCTTCCAAACCCAGCACGTTCCCGTGCAAGGAGCCGTAACGCAGCAGCCGTAGCCCACCGGCGTTGGTGGCAACGTTGCCGCCGATATGGCAGCTGCCTTTGGCACCCAGGTCCAGAGGCATGATGTGGTCTCGCTGCTCCAGGTAGAGCGACAGGTTCTCCAGAACACAACCCGCCTGGCACGTCAGAACCCCTAAAGAATGTTCAGGAAATTATCTTCTGCTCATAATTATCACCGACCACAACTTTGGTACTAAAAATAATCTGTTCTGATCGACACTGTCAGACTTTTGTATTGCTTTGCTCAGTCTGAGTAAtctactcaactgcagagactCCCTGGTGTTAATGTGGGCAAATAATTTTAAAAGAGAAAGGCCTTATTAATGTAAAAGAGAAAGGCCTTATTAATgtaaccaataatatatatatatatatatatatatatatataattatacatatataaagttaaagtaccaatgattgtcacacacacccatTAGGTgtggagaaatatatatatatatatatatatatatatatatatatatatatatatatatatatatatatatatatgtgtacacattcatatataaatgtatatgtgaatgcgtttgtgtatgtatgtatatatacatatatatatatatatacacatacatataccgtatatatatatatacacatttataaatatattaacatatatacaaagacatgcacctggggataggttgattggcaacactaaattggccctagtgtgtgaatgtgagtgtgaatgttgtctgtctatctgtgttggccctgcgatgaggtggcgacttgtccagggtgtaccctgccttccgcccgattgtagctgagataggcgccagcgccccccgcgaccccgaaagggaataagcggtagaaaatggatggatgaaggccTTACATTGTGGTAAATTCTTATTACAATAATATgtaatgtacatacaattattttGTAATTATAAATATTACAACAATACTAATACATATTACTAGGTTTCCTTAAAACTAATAACCAGATACTTTACACtgaaatatattgttttaaataaattgaCAACACAAATATAGTATACTTTAAATACAACATGTattataatttagtaaattaacagtatttccaataatttttttgtaattaaaataACCACCATTTTTTCTTTGAATTACATTTGTTGCTTTAATGCTCCCTGCATTAAAGCACAAAATGGTGTTTTAAAATGCATTATATTAAAATAACCCATGTAGTATATTGGGGactaggagccagatgaggtggttcgggcatctggtcaggatgccacccgaacgcctccctagggaggtgtttagggcacgtccaaccggtaggaggccacggggaagacccaggacacgttgggaagactatgtctcccggctggcctgggaacgcctcgggatcccccgggaagagctagacgaagtggctggggagagggaagtctgggcttccctgcttaggctgctgcccccgcgacctgacctcggataagcggaagatgatggatggattttttttttttcctttcaggtacatttttatgtaCCTgtaaccatttatttattttttttttttttttcatttttggctATAGCTTTGTTTGTATTACTCCAAATGGAATCATTAAAAAAATCCtgttaaatgttattattttttaattattttcatgtATCAGCACAGCAATACACCGGGAAATAGTTTGACAAAAAAGTTCTTGGAAAGTTAAGTGTGTATACAACatttttgcattcatatttttctCGAAAATGAaacccatccatcatcttccgcttatccgaggtcgggtcgcgggggcagcagcctaagcagggaaacccagacttccctctccccagccacttcgtctagctcttcccgggggatcccgaagcgttcccaggccagccgggagacatagtcttcccaacgtgtcctgggtcttccccgtggcctcctaccggttggacgtgccctaaacacctccctagggaggcgttcgggtggcatcctgaccagatgcccgaaccacctcatctggctcctctcgatgtggaggagcagcggctttacttcgagttcctcccggatggcagagcttctcaccctatctctaagggagagccccaatgAAACCCCAAAGAGAAAATTGATAATGATTTTAGAAATTATTATATTGTGTAATGACTGTAGAATTAAAATGTGTTGTTACATTGGTATTAAAAGGGGATTTTATTGTCCCATGATACTAAACTGCAATTAAGTTTGGAATTGgacagtaaaaaataaaacaatgaatcAAAATGTGGTTTTCTACTAATCTTATGCATATACAGCAGGGCtgtgaaataattaaaatatttaatcgagataattgcattttatttattatttcgtTTACCGTGGGGTCCCACAGTTAATTTTTGGGGTGCCACTTTtctgtaaccgttttgaaaacaaatgataaatgtatgcattatccttttatatctcacattctatattgtgttttggaaaatggTTGTCATAAAGGTTACTTAATTTATTAAacaaagaatacaaaaaaaaaaaaattatgtatatgtaaatgtattcagttataaacattcattcactttcttctttccttcatggatctgaactttaCCGCTGATGTTTCTTAGAGCCAGGTGAGGCTGGATTTTGAAAATCAGTGCATCTGGTCGTAAAGGTGTTCTTTTTCTTAGTCCGTTTACATGGCGTGCAAGACATCTTTCAATCATCGTAAGTGTCGCTTCTTGGGTTAAATTGCTCGCCATGACAAAAACAATAACACGCGGGAGTCTTAATACCGGAAATGCAGTATTTGTGATCGATGaaactttcggcgaatcaaaCTTTAAGAAACTGTACCGGAAAGTGCATTACTTTGAAGTCgaccaataatatatatatatacacatatatatatatatatacatatatatatatatatatatatatatatatatatatatatacatacatatatatatatatatatatatatatacatacatatatatatatatatatatatatatatatatatatatatatatatatacatacatatatatatatatatatatatatatacatacatatatatatatatatatatatatatatatatatatatacatacatatatatatatatatatatatatatatatatatatatatatatatatatatatataattatacatatataaagttaaagtaccaatgattgtcacacacacccatTAGGTgtggagaaatatatatatatatatatatatatgtacacattcatatataaatgtatatgtgaatgcgtttgtgtatgtatgtatatatacatatatatatatacacatacatataccgtatatatatacacatttataaatatattaacatatatacatatatatatacatacagtggggcaaaaaaaaaagtatttagtcagccagcgattgtgcaagttctcccacttaaaatgatgacagaggtctgtcattttcatcataggtacacttcaactgtgagagacagaatgtgaaaaaaaatccaggaattcacattgtaggaattttaaagaatttatttgtaaattatggtggaaaataagtatttggtcactccaaacaaggaagatctctggctctcacagacctgtaacttcttcttcaagaagctcttctgtcctccactagttacctgtattaatgtaaCCTGTTCGAACTCGATATCTttataaaagacaactgtccacagcctcaaacagtaagactccaaactccactatggccaagaccaaagagctgtcgaaggacaccaggaaaataattctagacctgcaccagactgggaagagtgaatctacaataggcaagcagcttggtgtgaaaaatcaactgtgggagcaattatcagaaaatggaagacatacaagaccactgataatctccctcgatctggggctccacgcaagatctcatcccgtggggtcaaaatgatcatgagaaaggTGAACAAAAATCCCAGAACAACACAggaggacctggtgaatgacctgcagagagctgggaccaaagtaacaaaggttaccatcagtaacacactacgccgacagggaatcaaatcctgcagtgccagacgtgtccccgtgcttaagccagtgcatgtccaggcccgtctgaagtttgccagagagcacatggatgatacagcagaggattgggagaatttcatgaggtcagatgaaaccaaaataaaactttttggtacaaactcaacttgtcgtgtttggaggaggaagaatactgagttgcatcccaagaacaccataactactgtgaagcatgggggtggaaacatcatgctttggggctgtttttctgctaaggggacaggacgattgatccgtgttaaggaaagaatgaatgaggccatgtatcgtgagattttgagccaaaacctccttctatcagtgagagctttgaatggttgaccaaatacttattttctaccattatttacaaataaattctttaaaattcctacaatgtgaattcctggatttttttcctacattctgtctctcacagttgaagtgtacctatgatgaaaattacagacctctgtcatcattttaagtgggagaacttgcacaatcggtgtctgactaaatacttttttgccccactgtatatatatatataaactttacTTCATCTTTCTTGCTACTAGTTAGTGTGCGGACACTGACCAGAGACAGGGTCAAAGCCCTGGATGTTGTTCATAAGGGCGGTGGACAGAATGATCTCGTCGTAAACGGGAACGCTGCCGCCGACCAGCCCGGTGTTGCCTCCTTGCGTGTTCACCGCCAGGTTACGACGGTTACAGTAGCTTCAGTACATTTTGGGGAGGAAACAAGTGTTAGCGTACATCTGATAAAGGGTATGTCGAtgattcatacttgccaaccctccccatttttctgggggactcacgaatttcagtaaccctccccaaaatctcccggggcaaccattttcccgatttccattcggacaacaatattgggggcgggccttagAGGCACCttctttagcatcctctacaacctgtcgttgcgtccgcttttcctccaaacaGACGGCGTGTTGGCCAAGCCACATAATAAATGCAGCTATCACAGACACACaagagaatgcaaggcatacttgatcaacagccgtacaggtcacacttagggtggccgtataaacaactttaacactgttacaaatatgcgccacactgtgaacccacaccaaacaaaaatggcaaacatttcgggagaacatccgcaacgtaacaatataaacacaacagaacaaatactcaggattcttgcagcactaactattccaggacgctacaatatacacccccgctaccaccccaTATCCCgaattcgaaggtctcaaggttggcaagtatgcgatgATTGTACCTGAGAATTTGAGAGACTTCCTCTGTTGACTGAGGCCTCAGCAGCAATTCACTGGAACCTAGAGGAGCAAAATGATTAATGTGTttgaaaacaacaataataattccCAACAAGTGATCACCTTTCACAGACTTGAGCCAGTCCACGTTGCAGGACTCCAACAAATCGGGGTCGGTGATAGTTCTGCCAGGTAGAATTTTTCTGAAGTAGTCCAAATCCTCTTGATTCACCCTGGAGAAAGGTCGCCTCTCTGGAGCTGCAGCAGGGGACTTGTTGGCCACATCGCCCCCGCCGTGAAGCCTTCGACCCAGGCCGGTGGAGAACTGAGAGCCATGTGTGGAGGACTGGATGAAGTGTTTGCTCAAGGGCTTCAGGGCAGCGGCAGTCCTCAGCCTCAGTGTCCTCTGCAACATCCCAGCCATGGTTTGAAGATTTTACTAAGAAGCTGGCCGAACGACAAAGCAATGTTTTAACAGTTATACTTTGGTCAGTTTGATTGTAATTATTGTCTATAGCTTTACACAATTAATGTCAAATACCGCATTAGCTCGGCAcggttttagacttagacttccttttaattGTCATTCAAAATTTAActatacagtacaaataagaatgacatgttgttgcattagctcttggtagtgcaagataaaaaaaaaagcaataaggtccaggtataaataaatagattactgtacaaataaatatattgcacttttgcatatgcatccatgtttatggatgtatgttatattgtcttttttattccagcgagttaattcattttggggggagttgaggggataatgtaatgatgatgtgttcaagagtcttacgacctgagggaagaagctgttacagaacctggaggttctgcatcggaggctgcggaacctctttcgaGAGTCcaacagtgaaaacagtccttggttggcgtgggaggagtctttgcagattttttgagtcctggtcaggcagcggctttttgcgagcTCCTgggtaggaggaagaggagtcctgataatcttttccgccgtcctcatcactctctggagagacttccagtctgaggcattgcaggctccagtccagacagagatgctgttgctCAGCAGGCTTTCTATAATGCttctgtagaatgtgctgagaatggggggagggagctgtgctatttttatccgacgcaaaaagtgcatgcgctgctgagctctttctacaagagctccggtgtgtagggaccacgTTATATAAATAAGTTAACCTTCAACTCATTAAACTTACCCCATAAGTTGTTCAAATTACCCGCGTTATACCACACCTTTGATTATTACTCATTACATACATTTTTCGAGCAAAATTATGCCACTTTAGAAGTTTGGTCACCGGCCTGTTTTGCTAGCGTAGCAAACAGGAAGCGTTCCGGGGGTTAAAGTTCAGTGAAGACAACTGGCCAATCAACGCACGCCTAAACCCATAAGGGGCGGAGTTATCAGTATACGGTATGTACCGTAATGCTTATAAACACAGCGAAACTAAGAAATTGCAtagcacattttttttgcaacaGACACAGAAACCATTATTAGTTTTGAGCAATATTCAAATAGAAATACATTCACATATTTTCGatttaaatttgtctttaagtaTTTTATTATAATAACCAAAGTTATCGAAATGACATAAGGAAACCTCCGCCTAGCTAAAGCTGCTAGTTAGCTCGGCACGGTTTTCTAAATAAGTTCACCTTCAACTCATTACTTACCTCAGAAGTTGTTCAAATTATCCGCGTTATACCACACCTTTGATTATTACTCATGGTGGACATTTTTCGAGCAAAATTATGCCACTTTAGAAGTTTAGTCACCGGCCTGTTTTGCTAGCGTAGCAGACAGGAAGCGTTCCGGGGGTTAAAGTTCATTGAGGACAACAAGCCAATCATCATCCGCTTTGCATCATAAGGGGCGGGGTTATCGGTATAACGCATGGTAACGTAATGCCTATAAACAAAGCGAAACTAGATAATTGCGAGACAAAACACACAGAAGCAATTATTAGTTTGAGGAATATTCTAATAGAAATTTGATCACATCTTGTCGGATTTAGATTTTTCCTTCAGTGTTTTTTCATAATCACTGAAGTAATCGAAAATAAGACAAAAAGTCCAGAAAttcttgaaaatgtatttaagcaTGCATTCTGTAAGATGCAACAACATGTAAGCATGCAACAAAGTTTTTCCACCTAAATCATTCGCGAAAAAACAGATCCCTGAATACAAGTTTTCTTCTTTAGACATTTAGACAGAAGATGAACAGGCCTGAGGTGAAAGGACCCGACATGTTTGTTTCACcaacattgtgtatgtataaaaaaataaatctcagcATTATTGGCATAATTTACATGAATCAGCGTGAACACTGACATGGTGCACAGGATGCTAAAATACTCGTCATTCTCCATGTGCCATGTCTTGGATTAAAAGCTTATTTTTTTTGAGAGAGAGCTTGAATCACCTCGACAGCAGCGACCCTCCCACCGGCTGGTCTTCCTCACGTCCCGTGTGACCAGCAGCCTATTTAGCGGCGAGTCCTGGCGCTCAGAGCTGGACTCCACCCGTGGCCGGTGCTTCTAAGTGTTGTGCGGCGAAATTAGATCCCGTCTTGCCTCTTCAGTTGGGGGCAATATGTTGCTGAAGCTGTTGCTGGTCGAACTTGGATATGAGCTTCTTGACGTGTGCCAGTTTGTTGTGGAGGTACTGACAGCGAATCCTGTCCTGGCTGTAGTTGGGGTTGGACTgatggcaaacacaaaaacatttaaatgcCAGATAAGGACGTAAACGTGTCACGTGTAGCCATTTAAAACGTGGGAGTTACCTTTTTAATCTTGCTATAATCTTGCAGTATCTGATTATGAACGGTctgcaggagacaggagacagggtTGACTTTGgatgaaataataaatataaacattgcatTTTAAAAGCGCTTTAGAAGAGCTGCCAAAACCGTGACAGAGTGAATGCATCAGCCGGAAGGAGACACTCTGAAACAACAATGGGGGGAAAACCAAAAGTTCCTATATTTACTTCTCAGAAGAAGGTAAGGGAATGGTGTTTATTAATAATCAATCATAAAATTATTCATTATaattgaaatccatccatccatccattttctaccgcttattcccttttggggtcacggggggcgctggcgcctatctcagctacaatcggacggaaggcggggtacaccctggacaagtcgccatctcatcgcagggccaacacagatagacagacaacattcacactcacattcacacactagggccaatttagtgttgccaatcaacctatccccaggtgcatgtctttggaagtgggaggaagccggagtacccggagggaacccacgcattcacggggagaacatgcaaactccacacagaaagatcccgagcctggatttgaacccaggactgcaggaccttcgtattgtgaggcagacgcactaacccctctgccaccgtgaagcccataattGAAATCACAGCGGGATATTTTCAactaatattattataaataattaatagagatgtccgataaatgctttgaaatgtgaaATCGTAAATTATCCGTATCGGTTTCAAATAGTAAAAAGTATGACTTTTCTAAAACGCCGCTGTAGGGAGAGGTGCACGGACGTggtgagaagtacagagcgccaataaaccttaaaggcactgcctttgcgtgccggcccaatcacatatttacggcttttcaaacacacaccagtgaatgcaaggcatacttggtcaacagccatacaggtcacactgagggtggctgtcttagcaactttaacactgctacaaatatgcgccacactgtgaagccacaccaaacaagaatgacaaacacatttcaggagaacatccgcaccgtaacacaatataaacacaacagaacaaatacccaaatccctttgcagcactaactcttctgagatgctacaatatacacccccgctagctcCCACACACAcaactcaaccccgcccacctcaacctcctcatgcattTCCCAAATGTGCTTCATTTGTTTTGCTGTGTATTTTCTGTTTTCAAGAAATAGTGCTtgaacttttttttccttttgcgtaTTGGTGTTTTCCTCGGTCTACCAGTCTGCTTGCCTTTTACAACcttcccatgttgtttgtagATTTGTTTGTAGATTTGTCCAaagcactcacaattgtgagtgacgCAAGCCACACCCCGCACACAACCTGGTCAGCCTCCTTCCCTCTGGAAGAAGATACTAGAGCCTCCGCTCTcgcaccaccagactcaccaacagctttcaccaccaggctgttaggCTGCTGAACTCTCTCTGCTTtcaactttttaactgctttttatctaacaaattgttcttagggtaatttgtatttgctatttcaatgtgttttttacttctgttttaagtggggttttttttagtctgtcctttgcctatattttttttttttttgtgggttcttccgaggatgttgtagtcgtaatgatttgtgcagtcctttgagacatttgtgatttggggctatataaataaacattgattgattgattgattgattattttcatagtttatttcaaacatcatctactgactctccttacagcaaaatatcaaaatgacatccgtgaatgagtaacacaacagttctgtaacatgaaattaattaattcagtcattaccaaaatactgagatgaaaaatatcttattttcaaataggttgaaagtgtttctcataattctttttctttgtactttgtaagcactgttaatttgaacaacctcttaaagtggatcaatcagtacaatgtttaatttctttatttaatccattccataatttaattccacatactgatacgctaaaggttttaagtgttgtacatgcatacaaatgttttaaattccaatttcctctaaggttatctctcctctttagttgagaagaattgttcacagtcaaaatgaaagcttgttcccataggcaccataaactgttaataatgtttagacaaaagtgtatattatatatactattatatatatagtatttatataggtgtgtgtgtgtgtgtgtgtgtgtgtgtgtgtgggtgtgtgatgGACATtcgtgtattttgggtatatgcatttgtgtatgtatgtgattatgtgtgtatgtgtatgtatgtatgtatgtatatatatatgtatatatatatatatgtatagatgtgtgtgtatatatgtgtgtgtgtacatatgtatatatgtaagtgtgtgtgaatttaaatgtattatatatagataatatatagcatctacgcagcaaccacagaactgaattatattatatatattattgtgttatatattgtaaatatatattgtatatgtataggggtgggacctaataagtttacttcttcccactcccttttgagtcaatcttgacatctacaaaatattagtcacatgtaatgttttcaatgtaggtgtaaaaataatgtatttatatatttcttttgtattttatgtcattctcttgttttgtttgcatggctcaaaataaacccatt
The sequence above is drawn from the Nerophis ophidion isolate RoL-2023_Sa linkage group LG03, RoL_Noph_v1.0, whole genome shotgun sequence genome and encodes:
- the d2hgdh gene encoding D-2-hydroxyglutarate dehydrogenase, mitochondrial isoform X1; this translates as MAGMLQRTLRLRTAAALKPLSKHFIQSSTHGSQFSTGLGRRLHGGGDVANKSPAAAPERRPFSRVNQEDLDYFRKILPGRTITDPDLLESCNVDWLKSVKGSSELLLRPQSTEEVSQILSYCNRRNLAVNTQGGNTGLVGGSVPVYDEIILSTALMNNIQGFDPVSGVLTCQAGCVLENLSLYLEQRDHIMPLDLGAKGSCHIGGNVATNAGGLRLLRYGSLHGNVLGLEAVLADGQVLDCLATLRKDNTGYDLKQLFIGSEGTLGVITAVSVLCPRKPNSVNVLFLGCETFEDLLKTFQLCKGMLGEILSAFEFLDSECMRLLNSHLKLDNPISDCPFYIVIETSGSDARHDEEKLHNFLEEAMTSSLVTDGTVATEDSKTKALWSMRERVTEALTHDGFTYKYDVSLPVEKIYQLVTDMRVHLGGRAKSVVGYGHVGDGNLHLNITSPAQDPALLAAIEPFVYEWTSGCQGSVSAEHGLGLKKRNYVYYSKSSRAVALMAVIKATLDPKGILNPYKTLPDHLR
- the d2hgdh gene encoding D-2-hydroxyglutarate dehydrogenase, mitochondrial isoform X2; this translates as MAGMLQRTLRLRTAAALKPLSKHFIQSSTHGSQFSTGLGRRLHGGGDVANKSPAAAPERRPFSRVNQEDLDYFRKILPGRTITDPDLLESCNVDWLKSVKGSSELLLRPQSTEEVSQILSYCNRRNLAVNTQGGNTGLVGGSVPVYDEIILSTALMNNIQGFDPVSGVLTCQAGCVLENLSLYLEQRDHIMPLDLGAKGSCHIGGNVATNADVSFRCSVAVMVQVLADGQVLDCLATLRKDNTGYDLKQLFIGSEGTLGVITAVSVLCPRKPNSVNVLFLGCETFEDLLKTFQLCKGMLGEILSAFEFLDSECMRLLNSHLKLDNPISDCPFYIVIETSGSDARHDEEKLHNFLEEAMTSSLVTDGTVATEDSKTKALWSMRERVTEALTHDGFTYKYDVSLPVEKIYQLVTDMRVHLGGRAKSVVGYGHVGDGNLHLNITSPAQDPALLAAIEPFVYEWTSGCQGSVSAEHGLGLKKRNYVYYSKSSRAVALMAVIKATLDPKGILNPYKTLPDHLR
- the d2hgdh gene encoding D-2-hydroxyglutarate dehydrogenase, mitochondrial isoform X3, which codes for MAGMLQRTLRLRTAAALKPLSKHFIQSSTHGSQFSTGLGRRLHGGGDVANKSPAAAPERRPFSRVNQEDLDYFRKILPGRTITDPDLLESCNVDWLKSVKGSSELLLRPQSTEEVSQILSYCNRRNLAVNTQGGNTGLVGGSVPVYDEIILSTALMNNIQGFDPVSGVLTCQAGCVLENLSLYLEQRDHIMPLDLGAKGSCHIGGNVATNAGGLRLLRYGSLHGNVLGLEAVLADGQVLDCLATLRKDNTGYDLKQLFIGSEGTLGVITAVSVLCPRKPNSVNVLFLGCETFEDLLKTFQLCKGMLGEILSAFEFLDSECMRLLNSHLKLDNPISDCPFYIVIETSGSDARHDEEKLHNFLEEAMTSSLVTDGTVATEDSKTKALWSMRERVTEALTHDGFTYKYDVSLPVEKIYQLVTDMRVHLGGRAKSVVGYGHVDELLFNRPSRRNLPHSYI